In the genome of Myxococcus stipitatus, one region contains:
- a CDS encoding aminotransferase class I/II-fold pyridoxal phosphate-dependent enzyme: MSRSVLSQRVSRFGTTVFSEFSALAQKHGAVNLGQGFPDFDGPDAVKEAAQRAIREGVNQYALTTGARDLRVAIAEHAARFYGQTVDPDTMVTVTSGATEAILDVLLGLVDPGDEVIAFEPFYDSYDANITFVGATPRWVPLRPPDAAHAQWWFDWEELRAAFSPRTRLLILNTPHNPTGKVFTRDELERIGALCAEHDVKVLSDEVYEHITFAPARHVRPATVPTLADRTVTVSSGGKSFSLTGWKVGWIIAPPALRDAIQRAHQFVTFATASPLQAAMAAALRLPDAYFTDLAAAYLARRERLMAGLREAGLKAYLPDGSYFILADIAGFGFADDVAFCRHLVSEVGVAAIPPSVFYSPEHRHLGQGLARFAFCKTDAVLDEASRRLRAKLTPRR, translated from the coding sequence ATGTCCAGGTCCGTGTTGTCGCAGCGCGTGTCCCGGTTTGGCACCACTGTCTTCTCGGAGTTCAGCGCGCTGGCGCAGAAGCACGGCGCGGTGAACCTGGGGCAGGGGTTCCCCGACTTCGACGGGCCCGATGCCGTCAAGGAGGCCGCGCAGCGAGCCATCCGCGAGGGCGTCAACCAGTACGCCCTCACCACGGGCGCACGGGACTTGCGCGTGGCCATCGCCGAGCACGCCGCGCGCTTCTACGGTCAGACGGTGGACCCGGACACCATGGTGACGGTGACCAGCGGCGCCACCGAGGCCATCCTCGATGTGTTGCTCGGGCTGGTGGACCCCGGGGACGAGGTCATCGCCTTCGAGCCCTTCTACGACTCGTACGACGCGAACATCACCTTCGTCGGCGCCACGCCGCGCTGGGTTCCGCTGCGTCCGCCCGATGCGGCGCATGCACAGTGGTGGTTCGACTGGGAGGAACTGCGCGCGGCGTTCAGCCCCCGCACGCGTCTGCTCATCCTCAACACGCCCCACAACCCCACGGGCAAGGTCTTCACCCGCGACGAGCTGGAGCGGATTGGCGCGCTGTGCGCCGAGCACGACGTGAAGGTGCTGTCGGACGAGGTCTACGAGCACATCACCTTCGCGCCCGCGCGCCACGTGCGCCCAGCCACGGTGCCCACGCTGGCGGACCGCACGGTGACGGTGAGCAGCGGCGGCAAGAGCTTCAGCCTCACGGGCTGGAAGGTGGGGTGGATCATCGCACCGCCCGCACTGCGGGATGCCATCCAGCGCGCGCACCAGTTCGTGACCTTCGCCACCGCGTCCCCCCTCCAGGCGGCCATGGCGGCGGCGCTCCGACTGCCGGATGCCTACTTCACGGACCTGGCGGCGGCGTACCTCGCCCGACGTGAGCGCTTGATGGCGGGGCTGCGCGAGGCGGGCCTGAAAGCCTACCTACCGGACGGTAGCTACTTCATCCTCGCGGACATCGCCGGCTTCGGCTTCGCCGATGACGTGGCGTTCTGCCGGCACCTCGTCTCGGAGGTGGGGGTGGCGGCCATTCCTCCGAGTGTCTTCTACAGTCCTGAGCACCGGCATCTGGGACAGGGGCTTGCCCGGTTCGCGTTCTGCAAGACGGACGCGGTGCTCGACGAGGCCTCTCGGAGACTGCGCGCGAAGCTCACGCCTCGGCGCTGA
- a CDS encoding phosphatase PAP2 family protein produces MTFQSPRGSVPAKSAREAPVRLNAVDLIIVAACSIAALVLLGPGRWAPDSLTCAGLFAFMAVGPLVLRTLQSYFPQNRLLRITADFWLLPVAVLTHGWLTPVVDTLNPFLRDAQLVAADQRIFGFQASVVLAHVVPPWLNDVLMICYYGHFVWPLVLGFGLYYRGRTSAAAEFDEYLLGLGLLFILNYSAYSLVPAVGPRYFLIDSFSGPLQGTLTPLLDSLMRRPPFARDCFPSGHTGTTLVVLFYAWRFSRKLFWVMLLPGIGLIIATLAGRFHYATDLLCAVPLVMVVVGLSAALTRAARQRESERAGRSVPADAILRP; encoded by the coding sequence GTGACCTTTCAAAGTCCGCGTGGCTCCGTCCCGGCGAAGAGTGCCCGGGAGGCTCCGGTTCGACTGAACGCGGTGGACCTCATCATCGTGGCCGCCTGCTCCATCGCGGCCCTGGTGTTGCTGGGGCCGGGGCGCTGGGCCCCTGACTCGCTCACCTGTGCGGGTCTCTTCGCCTTCATGGCCGTGGGCCCGCTGGTCCTGCGGACGCTCCAGTCGTACTTCCCCCAGAACCGGTTGCTGCGCATCACGGCGGACTTCTGGCTGCTCCCGGTGGCGGTGCTCACCCACGGCTGGCTCACGCCCGTGGTGGACACGCTCAATCCCTTCCTCCGCGACGCGCAGCTCGTGGCCGCGGACCAGCGCATCTTCGGGTTCCAGGCGTCGGTGGTGCTCGCGCACGTCGTTCCGCCGTGGCTCAACGACGTGCTGATGATCTGCTACTACGGCCACTTCGTCTGGCCATTGGTGCTGGGTTTCGGCCTGTACTACCGGGGGCGGACCTCCGCCGCGGCGGAGTTCGACGAGTACCTGCTGGGCCTGGGGCTGCTGTTCATCCTGAACTACTCCGCCTACTCGCTGGTGCCGGCGGTGGGGCCTCGCTACTTCCTCATCGACTCGTTCTCCGGGCCGCTGCAGGGCACGCTGACGCCGCTGCTCGACTCGCTGATGCGGCGCCCGCCGTTCGCGCGGGACTGCTTCCCGTCGGGACACACGGGCACCACGCTGGTCGTGCTCTTCTATGCGTGGCGGTTCTCGCGGAAGCTGTTCTGGGTGATGTTGCTCCCGGGCATCGGCCTCATCATCGCGACGCTGGCCGGGCGCTTCCACTACGCCACGGACCTGCTGTGCGCGGTGCCGCTGGTGATGGTGGTGGTGGGCCTGTCCGCAGCGCTGACGCGAGCGGCTCGGCAGCGCGAGAGCGAGAGGGCCGGGCGTTCCGTCCCCGCTGACGCTATCTTGCGCCCCTGA
- a CDS encoding efflux RND transporter permease subunit → MARSLRQRLFEGFIQTAVSRPWYVLLVAVLLAIGGMALASRLEFRGSFVELLPQGAREVQDLTRVSQKAGGDGYLVILAKGDTPERLKAYAKELQARLEALPEVRYVEHSYDVEFFQRHGLLLLPVEKLAQLREDLTARVRYERQQANPFYIDLGATPPPPTFDEIARKHSPDVSMREHLANADGTEVYLMLKPMGTAGDLDFARRFVELAMGTGRTLASERFPAVKLEATGNFQNRIEEDAVMRGDLSRSGTLSALIAVGLILLATRRIAALAVVGVPVVVGLVVTFGVAQLAIGHLNVVTGFLVAILIGLGIEYGVHLCMRYWEERRTRSSRDALAMAVGGTFSGALTSAVTNAAAFFVLLLAQFHAFNQFGFLAGLGVLLAVLAAYGLGPSLLAIAERLRPARKEEAPTATAEVQAAPVAPEREWKRWPTPVIALIALAVVALAGFSVAIAPRLGFETDMRKLKGDSPASRLDDHVTAQLGQPLNPAIFLVDDLSQAAKVEEIIAEVKKRNGADSVFLRTTSLNDLVPGDLKRREVEISGIRALLQGLPESVQEEPRLKDFQRMVDAKPYGLDALPVEVRRRFEATDGKGTFLLLFPSVSNYDTEDLKRWAAQIDQVVEAATARGVDMSVLDSNRIAARIFALVRGDGPLILWSAAAVVFVVILISLRSLKRALLVTGPLFLGMTCLAGGMYLFDVQLNFINAVVLPNLLAIAVDNSIHLYHRYEEEGPGSLGKVVRHTGLAAVVATLSNAAGYGALLVANHQGLRSIGQIALLGVVCTFLGTTVFFPALLALLERWKGRKGSAGREGTVVQSLELEVAGAKAESSGERKSA, encoded by the coding sequence GTGGCCAGGTCTCTGCGGCAACGGTTGTTCGAAGGCTTCATCCAGACGGCGGTCTCCCGGCCCTGGTACGTGCTGCTGGTCGCCGTATTGCTGGCCATCGGCGGTATGGCGCTGGCGTCGCGGTTGGAGTTTCGCGGCTCTTTCGTGGAGCTGCTGCCGCAGGGTGCTCGGGAAGTTCAAGATCTGACACGCGTGTCACAGAAGGCAGGCGGGGATGGGTATCTCGTCATCCTCGCGAAGGGAGACACGCCCGAGCGGCTCAAGGCTTACGCCAAGGAGCTTCAAGCTCGCCTGGAAGCCCTCCCCGAGGTCCGCTACGTCGAGCACAGCTACGATGTGGAGTTCTTCCAGCGCCACGGCCTGCTGCTACTGCCAGTGGAAAAGCTGGCCCAGCTGCGTGAGGACCTGACGGCTCGGGTCCGCTACGAGCGGCAGCAGGCGAACCCCTTCTATATCGATCTGGGCGCCACGCCTCCCCCGCCCACGTTCGACGAGATTGCCCGCAAGCACTCGCCCGACGTGTCCATGCGGGAGCACCTGGCCAACGCGGACGGCACCGAGGTCTACCTCATGCTGAAGCCCATGGGGACGGCGGGCGATCTCGACTTCGCGCGCCGCTTCGTGGAGCTGGCGATGGGGACGGGGCGGACGCTCGCCTCGGAGCGCTTCCCGGCCGTGAAGCTGGAGGCGACGGGCAACTTCCAGAACCGCATCGAGGAAGACGCGGTGATGCGCGGAGACCTGTCGCGCTCGGGCACGCTGTCGGCGCTCATCGCGGTGGGCCTCATCCTGCTGGCCACCCGGCGCATCGCGGCGCTGGCGGTGGTGGGCGTGCCCGTGGTGGTGGGGTTGGTGGTGACGTTCGGTGTCGCCCAACTGGCCATCGGCCACCTCAACGTGGTGACGGGCTTCCTGGTCGCCATCCTCATCGGCCTGGGCATCGAGTACGGCGTGCACCTGTGCATGCGCTACTGGGAGGAGCGGAGGACGCGCTCGTCTCGCGACGCGCTGGCCATGGCCGTGGGCGGCACCTTCAGCGGCGCGCTCACCTCGGCGGTGACGAACGCGGCGGCCTTCTTCGTGCTGCTGCTGGCGCAGTTCCACGCCTTCAACCAGTTCGGCTTCCTCGCGGGCCTGGGGGTGCTGCTCGCGGTGCTGGCGGCGTACGGCCTGGGCCCCTCGCTGCTCGCCATCGCCGAGCGGCTCCGCCCCGCGCGCAAGGAGGAAGCCCCCACCGCGACGGCGGAGGTCCAGGCAGCGCCCGTGGCTCCGGAGCGCGAGTGGAAGCGGTGGCCCACGCCGGTCATCGCGCTGATTGCGTTGGCGGTCGTGGCGCTCGCCGGGTTCTCGGTGGCCATTGCGCCTCGGCTGGGCTTCGAGACGGACATGCGCAAGCTGAAGGGCGACTCGCCGGCCTCGCGGCTGGACGACCATGTCACCGCGCAGCTCGGGCAGCCGCTCAATCCCGCCATCTTCCTGGTCGACGACCTGAGCCAGGCGGCGAAGGTGGAGGAGATCATCGCGGAGGTGAAGAAGCGCAATGGCGCTGACTCCGTGTTCCTCCGCACCACGTCGCTGAACGACCTGGTGCCTGGGGACCTGAAGCGCCGGGAGGTGGAGATCTCCGGCATCCGCGCGCTGCTGCAGGGGCTGCCCGAGTCCGTGCAGGAGGAGCCTCGCCTGAAGGACTTCCAGCGCATGGTGGATGCGAAGCCCTATGGGCTGGACGCGTTGCCGGTGGAGGTCCGCCGCCGCTTCGAGGCCACCGACGGCAAGGGGACCTTCCTGCTGCTGTTCCCGTCGGTGTCCAACTACGACACCGAGGACCTCAAGCGCTGGGCCGCGCAGATCGACCAGGTGGTCGAGGCGGCGACGGCGCGGGGCGTGGACATGTCCGTGCTGGACAGCAACCGCATCGCCGCGCGCATCTTCGCGCTGGTGCGGGGAGACGGCCCGCTCATCCTGTGGTCCGCCGCCGCGGTGGTGTTCGTCGTCATCCTCATCAGTCTGCGCAGCCTGAAGCGGGCGCTGCTGGTGACGGGGCCGCTGTTCCTGGGCATGACATGCCTGGCGGGCGGCATGTATCTTTTTGACGTGCAACTGAATTTCATCAACGCGGTGGTGCTGCCCAACCTGCTGGCCATCGCCGTGGACAACTCCATCCATCTGTACCACCGGTACGAGGAGGAGGGCCCCGGCTCGCTTGGCAAGGTGGTGCGGCACACGGGGCTGGCGGCCGTGGTGGCCACCCTGTCGAACGCCGCGGGGTATGGCGCGCTGCTGGTCGCCAACCACCAGGGGCTGCGCAGCATCGGACAGATTGCGCTGCTCGGGGTCGTGTGCACCTTTTTGGGGACCACGGTCTTCTTCCCCGCACTGCTTGCTCTCCTGGAGCGCTGGAAGGGGAGAAAGGGGTCGGCCGGGCGAGAGGGTACCGTCGTCCAGAGTCTGGAGCTCGAAGTGGCCGGCGCGAAGGCCGAGTCATCGGGGGAGCGGAAATCGGCGTGA